A portion of the Magnetovibrio sp. genome contains these proteins:
- a CDS encoding FAD-dependent oxidoreductase, giving the protein MSKKGITRRDFLNGTLIGTGALTGGLMTGGAALNAFLRASEAQAAEAEAAPMTTTGPYYPPRWTGMRGSHPGAFERAHELAREGREDWGGVTETGEEYDLIVVGGGASGLAAAYFFQQNHEGNAKVLVLDNHDDFGGHAKRNEFESAGKMRMTYGGSQGFDNIANWPKEMWDLLDELGIDLDKFETQYYDHSWYKRHGLNGGVYLDAATWGRDHMMAADLGGMAPVMPGLGEGSKDFKALFDAAPLPDAAKKELVMLYNESNVQSVIAEIDEKDPNYDTYGYETFLKDYWHIKDPATFQFLRKLPTDENGVGADSLSLSEAIGAGMPGVVNIGKKYGMIKDVEPGDPGYAHHFPDGNAGFCRTIVRAMIPGLAPDVEEDVDAEALVQARFDYGALDDAENNTRIRLNATAIEVKHEGPADAAEQVAVTYIRDGKPHRARGKNVILACWNMIIPHICRELPDKQKEALAMNVKIPYIFANVMVKNWQAIKKSGVGAAYCPTSYYHLMQCEYPVNMGGYEATEDAGEPMPITLIRVPVPEERGMEPRDQFREGRGEIFVTEFETFETAVHEQLNGMYGAYGFDAKRDIESLSINRWSHGYSYTYFTMFDKGATIEDGPHITARQRHGRIAIANSDAGANSWLDVGVVQGLRAVRELAET; this is encoded by the coding sequence ATGTCCAAAAAAGGCATCACACGGCGGGACTTTTTGAACGGCACATTGATCGGCACCGGGGCGCTCACGGGGGGCTTGATGACGGGCGGGGCGGCGTTGAACGCGTTCCTGCGTGCCTCGGAGGCTCAGGCTGCCGAGGCTGAGGCTGCGCCAATGACCACCACAGGGCCTTATTATCCACCCCGGTGGACGGGCATGCGAGGTTCGCACCCGGGTGCGTTCGAGCGCGCCCACGAACTGGCGCGCGAAGGCCGCGAAGATTGGGGCGGTGTGACGGAAACCGGCGAAGAGTACGACCTGATCGTGGTTGGCGGCGGCGCCAGCGGTTTGGCGGCGGCATACTTCTTCCAACAAAATCACGAAGGTAACGCCAAGGTTCTGGTGCTCGACAATCACGACGATTTCGGCGGTCATGCGAAGCGCAACGAGTTCGAAAGCGCGGGCAAGATGCGTATGACCTATGGTGGGTCGCAAGGCTTCGACAACATTGCCAACTGGCCGAAAGAGATGTGGGACCTGCTTGATGAGTTGGGCATCGACCTCGATAAATTCGAAACGCAATATTACGATCACAGTTGGTACAAGCGCCACGGCTTGAACGGCGGCGTGTATCTCGACGCCGCGACCTGGGGCCGCGATCACATGATGGCGGCGGATCTTGGCGGCATGGCCCCGGTGATGCCGGGCCTTGGCGAGGGTTCGAAAGACTTCAAGGCGTTGTTCGACGCCGCGCCCCTTCCGGATGCGGCCAAAAAAGAGTTGGTCATGTTGTACAACGAGTCCAACGTGCAAAGCGTGATCGCCGAGATCGACGAAAAAGACCCGAACTACGACACCTATGGCTATGAGACATTTCTCAAAGACTACTGGCACATCAAAGATCCGGCGACGTTCCAGTTCTTACGTAAATTGCCGACCGATGAGAACGGTGTCGGTGCGGATAGCCTGTCGTTGTCCGAAGCCATCGGTGCGGGGATGCCGGGCGTTGTTAACATTGGCAAAAAATACGGCATGATCAAGGATGTCGAGCCGGGCGATCCTGGTTACGCGCATCACTTCCCGGACGGCAACGCCGGCTTTTGCCGCACCATCGTGCGCGCCATGATTCCGGGGCTTGCTCCGGATGTGGAAGAAGACGTGGATGCCGAAGCCTTGGTGCAAGCCAGGTTCGATTACGGCGCTTTGGACGACGCAGAGAACAATACCCGCATTCGCCTCAATGCCACCGCCATCGAAGTCAAACACGAAGGCCCAGCGGATGCCGCCGAGCAGGTTGCCGTAACCTATATTCGTGACGGCAAGCCGCATCGCGCCCGGGGCAAAAATGTCATCTTGGCGTGTTGGAACATGATCATTCCGCACATCTGCCGCGAACTGCCGGACAAGCAGAAAGAGGCCTTGGCGATGAACGTCAAGATTCCCTACATCTTTGCCAACGTGATGGTGAAGAACTGGCAGGCGATCAAAAAATCCGGTGTTGGCGCAGCCTATTGCCCGACCAGTTACTATCATTTGATGCAGTGCGAATATCCGGTCAATATGGGCGGATATGAAGCGACAGAGGATGCCGGCGAGCCGATGCCGATCACGCTGATCCGCGTGCCGGTGCCCGAAGAACGCGGCATGGAGCCGCGCGATCAGTTCCGCGAAGGGCGTGGCGAGATCTTCGTTACCGAGTTCGAAACGTTCGAGACCGCCGTGCATGAGCAACTGAACGGCATGTACGGTGCCTACGGCTTTGATGCGAAGCGCGATATCGAAAGTCTCTCCATCAACCGCTGGTCCCATGGCTACAGCTACACCTATTTCACCATGTTCGACAAAGGCGCGACCATCGAAGACGGCCCGCACATCACGGCGCGCCAGCGTCATGGCCGCATCGCCATCGCAAATTCGGATGCGGGGGCGAATTCTTGGTTGGATGTCGGGGTGGTGCAGGGACTGCGCGCGGTGAGGGAGCTTGCCGAAACTTAA
- a CDS encoding ATP-binding protein, translating to MTEFSDVQNLRRRYIIAFSTIAVLVTGAWLGMRIIVDKQHNFSKLISIAGQQSGLSERIAHFATQMVAARDSEDFNIAKAQLGRAIANMEAAHRTLLNGDPDGEIPYVTTPVLQTIYFDPSVGLNGAITRYLSHARAIYSTPRDSLGWNSASYVFVLQYGPYVLEAMFTAATDEYDMASREAIEWIKQLETALWLGALVVLSMEVLFIFHPLENRLRKSLTRLTDSNAKLKMNLNAVKTARREAETARDKLDRLNQHLEERVEMRTRELSRELERHERTEARLRASKREQECANRAKSDFLANMSHELRTPLNAIIGFSNILRTDMFGPLANAKQKEYIEDIHHSGEHLLELINDILDVSALEAGKLKLNEEPLNLCAVIDLTWRLVGTRAEDKGVELRQNVPDTLAWLHADERRIKQILLNLLTNAIKFTPRGGTVTLNAKCNGTRTISLSVSDTGIGMDEHDVAKAMSQFGQVDNVFSRTEEGTGLGLPLTKGLVELHDGRMEIESEKGCGTRITVHFPKERTIDPIDGMSSESALATAPSPALSKVSA from the coding sequence ATGACTGAATTCAGTGACGTTCAGAATTTGCGGCGGCGCTACATCATCGCGTTCAGCACCATTGCCGTCCTGGTCACCGGGGCGTGGCTGGGCATGCGCATCATCGTCGACAAGCAGCACAATTTTTCCAAGCTGATCAGCATCGCCGGACAGCAAAGCGGTCTTTCTGAACGCATCGCGCATTTCGCGACGCAAATGGTCGCGGCCCGCGACAGCGAAGATTTCAATATCGCCAAGGCGCAACTGGGACGCGCCATCGCCAACATGGAAGCCGCCCACCGCACGTTGCTCAACGGCGACCCCGACGGTGAAATCCCCTATGTCACGACGCCGGTTTTGCAGACCATCTATTTCGACCCCAGCGTCGGACTGAACGGCGCCATCACCCGGTATCTCAGCCACGCGCGGGCCATCTACAGCACGCCCAGGGACAGCCTTGGCTGGAATTCGGCTTCATATGTCTTTGTCCTTCAGTACGGACCTTACGTGCTCGAAGCCATGTTTACTGCCGCCACCGACGAGTACGACATGGCCAGTCGCGAAGCCATCGAGTGGATCAAGCAACTGGAAACCGCATTGTGGCTCGGCGCCTTGGTGGTTCTCAGCATGGAAGTTTTGTTCATTTTCCACCCCCTGGAAAACCGTTTGCGTAAATCCCTGACGCGCCTGACGGACAGCAACGCCAAGCTGAAGATGAACCTCAATGCGGTCAAGACTGCCCGCCGCGAGGCGGAAACGGCGCGTGACAAGCTCGACCGCCTCAACCAGCACCTGGAAGAGCGAGTCGAAATGCGCACCCGTGAACTCAGCCGCGAGTTGGAACGTCACGAACGCACCGAGGCCCGGCTGCGGGCCTCTAAACGGGAACAGGAATGCGCCAATCGCGCCAAAAGCGACTTTCTCGCCAACATGAGCCACGAACTGCGCACGCCGCTGAACGCCATCATCGGGTTTTCCAACATTCTGCGCACAGACATGTTCGGCCCCTTGGCGAACGCCAAGCAAAAGGAATACATCGAAGACATCCACCATTCCGGCGAACACCTGTTGGAACTGATCAACGACATTCTCGACGTCTCGGCGCTGGAAGCGGGCAAGCTTAAACTGAACGAAGAGCCCTTGAACCTTTGTGCCGTGATCGATCTGACATGGCGCTTGGTCGGCACCCGCGCGGAAGATAAAGGCGTAGAACTGCGCCAAAACGTGCCTGATACGTTGGCCTGGCTGCACGCCGACGAGCGTCGCATCAAACAGATTTTGCTCAACCTGTTGACCAACGCCATCAAATTCACCCCCAGAGGCGGCACGGTAACACTCAATGCCAAGTGCAACGGCACCCGCACCATTTCATTGTCGGTCAGCGACACCGGCATCGGCATGGACGAACACGATGTGGCAAAGGCCATGTCTCAATTCGGCCAGGTGGACAACGTCTTTTCCCGGACCGAGGAAGGCACCGGTCTAGGCTTGCCGTTGACCAAGGGGCTGGTCGAATTGCATGACGGGCGCATGGAAATCGAAAGCGAAAAAGGCTGCGGCACCCGGATCACCGTGCACTTTCCCAAAGAACGCACCATCGATCCGATCGACGGCATGTCCTCAGAGTCTGCACTCGCCACCGCACCCAGTCCGGCCTTAAGCAAGGTCAGCGCCTGA
- a CDS encoding 2-isopropylmalate synthase, whose amino-acid sequence MSTPQTHRDSNRVVIFDTTLRDGEQSPGASMNLDEKIRIATVLEEMGVDVIEAGFPIASEGDFEAVSEIAKIVKNSTVCGLARATKMDIERCAEAIKAAPRNRIHTFISTSPLHMKYKLQMEPDKVFEKVKESVAFARNFTDDVEWSAEDGTRTEHDFLCRCVEAAIDAGATTINIPDTVGYTMPHEYAALFHMLFDRVPNADKAIFSVHCHNDLGLAVANSLSAVGAGARQVECTINGLGERAGNAALEEIVMALKTRHDLMPFDTGVVTEDIMKASRLVSAVTGFTVQPNKAIVGKNAFAHESGIHQDGMLKNAETYEIMTPESVGLTESKLVLGKHSGRHAFKEKLKDLGYDIGDNAIEVAFKGFKDLADKKKDVFDEDIMALIDDQVLRANDRIQLVSMEILCGTKHQPPKSELEMSIDGEVKTCKSTGDGPVDAAFNAIKTLFPHEARLQLYQVHAVTQGTDAQAEVTVRLEEDGRTVNGQAADTDTMVASAKAYINALNKLLLKREKTAPSALSA is encoded by the coding sequence ATGAGTACTCCGCAAACCCATCGCGACAGCAACCGCGTCGTCATCTTCGACACCACCTTGCGTGATGGCGAACAATCGCCCGGCGCATCGATGAACCTGGACGAAAAAATCCGCATCGCCACCGTTTTGGAAGAAATGGGCGTCGATGTGATCGAGGCCGGCTTCCCGATTGCATCCGAAGGCGATTTCGAGGCGGTCAGCGAGATCGCCAAGATTGTCAAGAATTCGACCGTGTGCGGCTTGGCGCGCGCCACCAAGATGGACATCGAGCGCTGTGCCGAGGCCATCAAGGCCGCGCCGCGCAACCGCATTCACACCTTCATTTCCACCAGCCCGCTGCATATGAAGTACAAGTTGCAGATGGAGCCCGACAAGGTGTTCGAAAAGGTCAAGGAAAGCGTGGCGTTTGCCCGCAACTTCACCGACGACGTCGAATGGTCGGCCGAAGACGGCACCCGTACCGAGCACGATTTTCTGTGTCGTTGCGTCGAAGCCGCCATCGATGCCGGGGCCACCACAATCAACATCCCCGACACCGTCGGTTACACCATGCCGCACGAATACGCGGCGTTGTTTCATATGTTGTTCGACCGCGTGCCCAACGCCGACAAGGCGATTTTCTCGGTTCATTGCCACAACGACCTGGGGTTGGCGGTGGCGAACTCTTTGTCCGCCGTGGGCGCGGGTGCGCGTCAGGTCGAATGCACCATCAACGGCCTGGGCGAACGTGCCGGCAACGCCGCGTTGGAAGAAATCGTCATGGCGTTGAAAACCCGCCACGACTTGATGCCGTTCGACACCGGGGTGGTAACCGAAGACATTATGAAGGCGTCGCGTTTGGTTTCCGCCGTCACCGGCTTCACCGTTCAGCCGAACAAAGCCATCGTCGGCAAAAATGCGTTCGCGCACGAAAGCGGTATCCACCAAGACGGCATGCTGAAAAACGCCGAAACCTACGAAATCATGACCCCTGAATCAGTGGGCCTGACGGAATCGAAGTTGGTCTTGGGCAAGCATTCCGGTCGCCATGCCTTCAAGGAAAAATTGAAGGACTTGGGCTACGACATCGGCGACAATGCCATCGAAGTTGCCTTTAAGGGCTTCAAGGACTTGGCCGACAAGAAAAAGGATGTGTTCGACGAAGACATCATGGCCTTGATCGACGATCAGGTCCTGCGCGCCAACGACCGTATCCAGTTGGTGAGCATGGAAATCTTGTGCGGCACCAAGCATCAGCCGCCCAAGTCCGAGTTGGAAATGTCCATCGACGGTGAGGTCAAAACCTGCAAATCGACGGGTGACGGCCCGGTGGATGCGGCGTTCAACGCCATCAAGACGTTGTTCCCCCACGAGGCGCGGTTGCAGCTCTATCAAGTGCATGCTGTGACCCAGGGCACAGACGCCCAGGCCGAGGTTACGGTACGGCTGGAAGAAGACGGGCGCACGGTCAACGGCCAAGCGGCGGACACCGATACCATGGTGGCCAGCGCCAAAGCGTACATCAACGCTTTGAACAAGTTGCTGTTGAAGCGTGAAAAAACCGCCCCTTCTGCGCTTTCGGCCTAG
- a CDS encoding rod shape-determining protein, whose product MLSKLFGFLSADMAIDLGTANTLVYVKGKGIVLNEPSVVAITEFKGKKQVLAVGNEAKQMLGRTPGDIHAIRPLRDGVIADFEVAEQMIKYFIRKVHNRRTFAAPMVVVCVPSGSTAVERRAIQESAESAGARKVYLIEEPMAAAIGAGLPVTEPTGSMVVDIGGGTTEVAVLSLGGIVYARSVRVGGDKMDEAIIAYIRRNHNLLVGEASAARIKETIGSACPPEDGEGRTMDIKGRDLMNGVPKEIVISERQIAESLAEPVGAIIEAVKVALEHTAPELAADIVDKGIVLTGGGGLLGNIDHVLRHATGLPVSIADDPLSCVVMGTGRALEEMKKLRNVLTTMY is encoded by the coding sequence ATGCTTTCGAAACTTTTTGGCTTCCTGTCGGCCGACATGGCCATCGATCTTGGAACCGCCAACACGCTTGTTTACGTCAAGGGCAAGGGCATCGTGCTCAACGAGCCCTCCGTGGTGGCCATCACTGAATTCAAGGGCAAGAAGCAAGTTCTCGCCGTCGGCAACGAAGCCAAGCAGATGTTGGGCCGTACGCCCGGCGACATTCACGCCATCCGCCCGCTGCGCGACGGCGTCATCGCTGACTTCGAGGTCGCCGAGCAGATGATCAAATACTTCATCCGCAAAGTGCACAACCGTCGTACTTTCGCAGCCCCTATGGTGGTGGTTTGCGTGCCGTCCGGATCCACCGCCGTTGAGCGCCGCGCCATCCAAGAAAGCGCCGAAAGCGCCGGTGCGCGTAAAGTCTATTTGATCGAAGAACCGATGGCCGCAGCAATTGGCGCCGGATTGCCGGTGACCGAACCAACCGGTTCGATGGTGGTCGACATCGGCGGCGGCACGACCGAAGTTGCGGTGCTGTCGTTGGGCGGTATCGTTTATGCGCGTTCCGTACGCGTTGGCGGCGACAAGATGGACGAAGCCATCATCGCTTACATCCGCCGAAATCATAACCTTCTGGTGGGTGAAGCTTCCGCGGCGCGCATCAAGGAAACCATCGGCAGTGCCTGCCCGCCCGAAGACGGCGAAGGCCGCACCATGGACATCAAGGGCCGCGATCTGATGAACGGCGTGCCTAAGGAAATCGTCATTTCCGAACGTCAAATTGCGGAAAGCCTGGCCGAGCCCGTCGGCGCGATCATAGAGGCCGTCAAGGTGGCGTTGGAACACACCGCCCCGGAACTGGCCGCGGACATCGTCGACAAGGGCATCGTGCTCACCGGTGGCGGCGGCTTGCTGGGCAACATCGATCACGTTTTGCGCCACGCCACCGGCTTGCCGGTTTCCATCGCTGACGATCCGTTGTCATGCGTGGTTATGGGCACCGGACGCGCGCTGGAAGAAATGAAAAAACTGCGCAACGTTTTGACCACTATGTACTAA
- the mreC gene encoding rod shape-determining protein MreC codes for MHPEKGMAGRVGYLGLVLAAFALMLLGKADILVMERVRASVSDAVAPVLDVLSRPVASVDRAIDELTALSAVRAENARLREENQRLLEWQAAARKLSAENQQLKGLLNFAPGAEPGFISGRVIADSGGAFVHSVLLSAGARDNVAKGQAVITGDGLVGRVHGVGARSSRVLLITDLNSRIPVVVEATRTRAILAGDNSDRPRLIHLPPGVEVSIGDRIVTSGHGGAFPPGIPVGVVSHAGEGSVTVKPYVHRDRLEYVRVVDYGLQGILDSSSAAEGAGVSQ; via the coding sequence ATGCATCCCGAAAAAGGGATGGCTGGCCGCGTCGGTTATCTGGGGCTGGTCCTGGCGGCGTTTGCGTTGATGCTATTGGGCAAAGCCGATATTTTGGTGATGGAACGGGTGCGCGCGTCTGTGTCCGATGCCGTCGCACCGGTTTTGGACGTGCTGTCGCGCCCGGTGGCGTCGGTGGACCGCGCCATTGACGAGCTGACCGCGCTTTCCGCCGTGCGGGCCGAAAATGCCCGGCTGCGTGAGGAAAACCAGCGCTTGCTCGAATGGCAAGCCGCGGCGCGCAAGCTGTCGGCGGAAAACCAACAGCTCAAGGGCTTGCTCAATTTCGCACCGGGTGCTGAACCCGGTTTTATTTCGGGACGCGTGATCGCGGATTCCGGAGGGGCGTTCGTTCATTCCGTACTGCTCAGCGCCGGCGCGCGCGACAACGTTGCCAAGGGCCAAGCGGTGATCACCGGCGACGGTCTGGTGGGCCGGGTTCACGGTGTCGGTGCGCGTTCAAGTCGCGTGCTGTTGATCACCGACTTGAACTCACGCATTCCGGTTGTGGTCGAAGCCACCCGCACGCGGGCGATCCTGGCTGGCGACAACTCCGACCGGCCGCGTTTGATCCATTTGCCACCAGGTGTGGAGGTCAGCATTGGCGACCGCATCGTGACATCTGGTCATGGCGGTGCTTTCCCGCCGGGCATTCCCGTTGGTGTGGTCTCGCATGCCGGTGAGGGCAGCGTGACGGTGAAGCCATACGTGCATCGCGATCGTTTGGAATACGTGCGCGTGGTCGATTACGGCTTACAGGGCATTCTCGATTCATCCTCCGCCGCCGAAGGCGCGGGGGTTTCGCAATGA
- the mreD gene encoding rod shape-determining protein MreD codes for MNLTFWQRLDLVMRGVTPFFLTLVLVILGQVPLHIPGFAEVAPLLPLMAVYHWAIYRPDLLPAIAVFVAGLLQDALSGMPFGVNTVVFVLVHMAVMSQQVFFMGRSFMVVWLGFAMVAAGATVLTWLLTALFFSAFSTPEAAFVQYVVTVGVFPALAWLQVRWQQSVLAQV; via the coding sequence ATGAATCTGACGTTCTGGCAACGTCTGGATCTGGTTATGCGCGGCGTTACGCCGTTCTTCCTGACCTTGGTTTTGGTGATCTTAGGCCAAGTGCCGCTGCACATTCCCGGGTTTGCCGAAGTCGCGCCGCTGTTGCCTTTGATGGCGGTCTATCACTGGGCCATATATCGACCGGATCTTCTGCCAGCAATTGCGGTGTTCGTCGCTGGGTTGTTGCAAGACGCGCTGAGCGGTATGCCGTTCGGCGTCAACACCGTGGTGTTTGTGTTGGTGCACATGGCGGTGATGAGCCAGCAGGTGTTTTTCATGGGCCGGTCTTTCATGGTCGTGTGGCTTGGTTTTGCGATGGTCGCGGCGGGTGCGACGGTGTTGACGTGGCTTTTGACGGCACTGTTTTTTTCCGCCTTCTCCACGCCGGAAGCCGCGTTCGTGCAGTACGTGGTAACCGTCGGCGTGTTCCCTGCATTGGCATGGCTGCAAGTGCGCTGGCAGCAGTCCGTCTTGGCGCAGGTGTAA
- the mrdA gene encoding penicillin-binding protein 2 — MHRDSERHKLFSRRALMLGGGQAALLSVLAGRMYYLQVVESERYVTLADENRINFRLLPPPRGRIVDRHGKPMADNQQNYRVVIIPEQAGDVERTLDLLSLIVPLSGGERRRIAREVKRKRAFVPITVRENLDWSEVARIEVNTPDLPGVLIDVGQSRNYAMGAETAHVLGYVAAVSEKDLTGDPLLELPGFRIGKAGVEKIYDLSLRGSGGSSQVEVNALGRVIRELNRQEGQPGNEVRLTIDAELQHFITERLGNESATVVVVDVHTGEILSLVSSPSFDPNSFNTGLSQAEWESLISNPKAPLTNKAIVGQYAPGSTFKPVVALAGLEKGVITADTKINCAGSTKLGNAEFHCWKKGGHGVLDLQGAIEHSCDVYFYDVARRTGIERIAAMARRFGLGDRLGLDLPGEKPGLVPSNKWKLGAIGSPWQLGETLIAGIGQGYILTTPLQLAVMTARLANGGRAVTPRLTMDKVTETGLEPYPDEEAVSLGVTPEHLSVVLKGMDDVVNSPTGTARRSRITEPQWRMAGKTGTVQVRRISKAERETGVLKNEDLPWKERDHALFVGYAPVDSPRFAVSVVVEHGGGGSSTAAPIARDVLHETQRLAALRPTPGRQEARKSNTSDKGGKV; from the coding sequence ATGCATAGGGATTCGGAGCGCCATAAACTCTTTTCCCGCCGCGCCTTGATGTTGGGGGGCGGTCAAGCCGCGCTGTTGTCGGTGTTGGCCGGGCGGATGTATTACCTGCAGGTGGTGGAATCGGAACGTTACGTCACCTTGGCGGACGAAAACCGCATCAACTTCCGCCTGTTGCCGCCGCCACGGGGGCGCATCGTCGACCGTCACGGCAAACCGATGGCGGACAATCAACAAAATTACCGGGTGGTGATCATCCCCGAGCAAGCAGGCGACGTCGAGCGCACGCTCGACCTGTTGTCGCTGATCGTGCCGTTGAGCGGCGGCGAGCGTCGCCGCATCGCTCGCGAGGTCAAGCGCAAGCGCGCGTTTGTGCCCATCACGGTGCGCGAGAACCTCGACTGGTCCGAGGTGGCGCGCATTGAAGTCAACACCCCCGACCTGCCCGGCGTGCTGATCGACGTTGGCCAAAGCCGCAATTACGCCATGGGGGCGGAAACAGCCCATGTGCTGGGCTATGTGGCGGCGGTGTCGGAAAAAGACCTCACCGGCGATCCACTGCTGGAATTGCCCGGCTTTCGCATCGGCAAGGCCGGGGTCGAAAAGATTTACGATCTGTCCTTGCGTGGCTCTGGCGGCAGTTCCCAGGTCGAGGTCAACGCCTTGGGCCGCGTGATCCGCGAACTCAATCGCCAAGAGGGTCAGCCGGGCAACGAAGTGCGCCTGACCATCGATGCCGAATTGCAGCATTTCATTACCGAGCGTCTGGGCAACGAAAGCGCCACCGTGGTGGTGGTGGATGTGCATACCGGCGAGATCCTGTCGCTGGTCTCTTCGCCGTCGTTCGACCCCAATTCGTTCAACACCGGTCTCAGTCAGGCGGAATGGGAATCGCTGATCAGCAACCCCAAGGCGCCGCTGACCAACAAAGCCATCGTCGGACAGTACGCGCCGGGCTCGACCTTCAAGCCGGTGGTGGCATTGGCGGGGTTGGAAAAGGGTGTGATCACGGCGGACACGAAAATCAACTGCGCCGGTTCCACCAAGCTCGGCAACGCCGAATTCCATTGTTGGAAGAAGGGCGGCCATGGGGTGTTGGACCTGCAAGGTGCGATCGAACATTCGTGCGACGTCTACTTCTACGACGTTGCACGGCGCACCGGGATCGAGCGCATCGCCGCGATGGCGCGCCGGTTCGGCCTGGGCGATCGTTTGGGGCTTGATCTGCCGGGTGAAAAACCCGGCCTGGTGCCCAGCAACAAATGGAAGCTCGGTGCCATCGGATCGCCTTGGCAGCTCGGTGAAACGTTGATCGCGGGGATCGGCCAGGGCTATATCCTCACCACGCCGTTGCAATTGGCGGTGATGACCGCGCGCTTGGCCAACGGCGGCCGCGCGGTGACGCCGCGTTTGACTATGGATAAGGTTACGGAAACCGGACTGGAACCGTATCCGGACGAAGAGGCCGTCTCGCTGGGGGTCACGCCGGAGCATCTTTCGGTGGTTCTCAAGGGCATGGATGACGTGGTCAATTCGCCCACCGGAACCGCGCGCCGTTCGCGCATTACCGAACCCCAGTGGCGCATGGCGGGCAAGACCGGCACGGTTCAGGTGCGGCGCATCTCCAAGGCCGAACGCGAAACCGGGGTTTTGAAAAACGAAGATTTGCCGTGGAAAGAGCGCGACCATGCGCTGTTCGTCGGCTACGCGCCGGTGGACAGTCCGCGTTTCGCGGTGTCGGTGGTGGTCGAACACGGTGGCGGCGGCTCGTCGACGGCCGCGCCGATCGCTCGAGACGTGTTGCACGAGACCCAGCGTCTGGCCGCGCTGCGCCCCACGCCGGGGCGTCAGGAAGCGCGCAAATCCAACACATCCGATAAGGGAGGCAAGGTCTGA